A window of the Microtus pennsylvanicus isolate mMicPen1 chromosome 4, mMicPen1.hap1, whole genome shotgun sequence genome harbors these coding sequences:
- the Cks2 gene encoding cyclin-dependent kinases regulatory subunit 2 has product MAHKQIYYSDKYFDEHYEYRHVMLPRELSKQVPKTHLMSEEEWRRLGVQQSLGWVHYMIHEPEPHILLFRRPLPKEQQK; this is encoded by the exons ATGGCCCACAAGCAGATCTACTATTCGGATAAGTACTTCGACGAGCACTACGAGTACCG GCATGTCATGTTACCTAGAGAACTCTCCAAACAAGTACCAAAAACTCACCTGATGTCtgaagaggagtggaggagacTTGGTGTCCAACAGAGTCTCGGTTGGGTGCATTACATGATCCATGAGCCAG AACCGCATATTCTTCTCTTTAGACGACCTCttccaaaagaacaacaaaaatga